In the genome of Chelonia mydas isolate rCheMyd1 chromosome 26, rCheMyd1.pri.v2, whole genome shotgun sequence, one region contains:
- the BMP10 gene encoding bone morphogenetic protein 10: protein MDTVAIQLWATLSLLVHLAACSPIMSLEQSSLEEDVPLFDELLSEQDGVDFSTLLQNMKNEFLKTLNLSDIPLHETAKVEPPEYMLELYNRFATDRTSMPSANIVRSFKNEDLTSHPIGITGIRKYPLLFNVSIPHHEEITMAELRLYTLVERDRILYDGLDRKVTIFEVLENNHAGREGEERKMVPLASRQIYGTNSEWETFDITDAMRRWRRLELTTHRLEVQIESGEGEEPNGEGKLDIDINSEAKHVPLLIVFSDDLSNDKKEEKQELDEMIDHEQLLDLEKLGMGNFHNGPGEEALLQMRSNIIYDSTARIRRNAKGNYCKRTPLYIDFKEIGWDSWIIAPTGYEAYECRGVCSYPLTEHVTPTKHAIVQTLVHLKNPQKASKACCVPTKLDPISILYLDAGVVTYKFKYEGMAVAECGCR, encoded by the exons ATGGATACTGTCGCCATTCAGCTGTGGGCAACCCTCTCTCTGTTGGTGCACCTTGCAGCTTGCAGTCCCATCATGAGCCTGGAGCAGTCTTCCCTGGAGGAAGATGTGCCCCTCTTTGACGAGCTCCTTTCGGAGCAGGACGGAGTTGATTTCAGCACGCTGCTTCAGAACATGAAAAATGAGTTCTTGAAGACGTTGAACCTCTCTGATATTCCCCTGCATGAAACAGCTAAGGTGGAGCCCCCAGAATACATGTTAGAGCTGTACAACAGGTTTGCCACTGATAGGACCTCAATGCCATCCGCGAATATTGTTAGAAGCTTCAAAAATGAAG ATCTGACTTCCCACCCTATTGGTATCACAGGAATCCGGAAATACCCTCTTCTCTTCAACGTTTCCATCCCTCACCATGAAGAGATCAccatggcagagctgagactcTACACACTGGTGGAGCGGGACAGAATACTCTATGATGGGCTGGATAGGAAAGTCACCATTTTTGAAGTACTGGAGAACAACCATgcggggagagaaggagaggagagaaaaatggtGCCACTTGCATCCAGGCAGATCTACGGCACCAACAGCGAGTGGGAGACCTTTGATATCACAGATGCCATGAGGCGCTGGCGTAGGTTAGAGCTGACCACTCACAGGCTAGAGGTGCAGATAGAGAGCGGAGAAGGGGAGGAGCCAAACGGAGAGGGGAAACTCGATATTGACATCAATTCCGAGGCCAAGCACGTGCCTCTGTTGATTGTGTTCTCAGACGACCTAAGCAATGACAAaaaagaggagaagcaggaacTGGACGAAATGATAGACCATGAGCAGCTGCTGGATTTGGAGAAGCTGGGCATGGGCAACTTCCACAACGGGCCCGGTGAAGAGGCACTGCTCCAGATGCGCTCCAACATCATTTATGACTCCACAGCCCGTATCCGAAGGAATGCCAAGGGCAACTACTGCAAAAGGACTCCGCTCTATATCGACTTCAAGGAGATTGGCTGGGATTCCTGGATCATCGCCCCGACGGGATACGAAGCCTACGAGTGCCGCGGAGTGTGCTCCTACCCTTTAACTGAACACGTCACGCCAACTAAACACGCCATTGTCCAGACTTTGGTTCACCTGAAGAATCCTCAGAAAGCTTCCAAAGCCTGCTGTGTACCTACCAAGCTTGATCCCATCTCCATCCTCTACTTAGACGCAGGGGTGGTTACTTACAAGTTCAAATATGAGGGGATGGCAGTTGCAGAGTGTGGCTGCCGATAG